The following proteins are encoded in a genomic region of Mahella australiensis 50-1 BON:
- a CDS encoding glycyl-radical enzyme activating protein, whose translation MADGLVFNIQRFSIHDGPGIRTTVFLKGCGLRCFWCHNPESLSTLPQVQFFPQKCIGCGKCVEVCPKKAHAIDANGRREFRRELCRHCGRCVDVCYAEALVMTGKHMTVSEVMDEVMKDKLFYDNSGGGVTYSGGEPLLQREFIKELLVESKKNGLNTAVDTAGNVPWEAFEQVLPYVDLFLYDIKVMDPDKHRYATGVNNRQLLVNLQHLASCKANIWIRIPVIPGVNDNVPEMRAIADFVECLSGVEVVELLPFHRLGEGKYESLGMEYKARGYNSPSDEKMQELAEVFEQKNLPVKRG comes from the coding sequence ATGGCTGACGGTCTTGTATTTAATATACAACGGTTTTCCATTCATGACGGTCCGGGTATCCGTACCACGGTATTTTTAAAAGGATGCGGTTTAAGGTGCTTTTGGTGCCATAATCCTGAATCGCTTTCAACATTGCCTCAGGTACAATTCTTTCCGCAGAAATGCATCGGATGCGGCAAATGCGTTGAAGTATGCCCTAAGAAAGCACATGCTATCGATGCGAACGGAAGAAGGGAGTTTAGGCGGGAATTGTGCCGGCATTGTGGCAGATGCGTGGATGTCTGCTATGCCGAAGCGTTGGTAATGACAGGAAAGCATATGACCGTTTCGGAGGTTATGGATGAGGTGATGAAGGACAAGCTTTTTTATGATAATTCAGGCGGAGGTGTAACATACTCGGGGGGAGAACCGCTGCTGCAAAGGGAATTTATTAAAGAATTGCTTGTCGAAAGCAAAAAAAACGGTCTTAATACAGCCGTTGATACGGCGGGAAACGTGCCATGGGAGGCTTTTGAACAAGTATTGCCATACGTCGATCTTTTTCTATACGATATCAAGGTTATGGATCCGGATAAACACCGTTATGCCACCGGCGTTAACAATAGACAATTATTGGTTAATTTGCAACATCTGGCTTCTTGTAAGGCCAATATATGGATAAGGATACCGGTTATCCCAGGCGTTAATGATAATGTGCCAGAAATGCGGGCTATCGCCGATTTTGTAGAATGTTTGTCGGGTGTCGAGGTTGTGGAATTGTTGCCCTTTCATCGTTTGGGAGAAGGCAAGTATGAAAGCCTTGGAATGGAATATAAGGCGCGAGGATACAACTCGCCGAGCGATGAAAAAATGCAGGAACTGGCGGAAGTGTTTGAGCAAAAGAATCTGCCGGTAAAAAGGGGTTGA
- a CDS encoding pyruvate formate lyase family protein produces the protein MDSLEAAKVAKYLADIGEYLGAGIYEDYDAPMIKRIARGIRCQLEHADLPALKEGILYPEGRSALWETEHSILSFHYSSSLSYNRAALINYSNSLEDPEAKACLKAVDDEFKDYYRCGSSIEPCYRLGGDGYTHSIPNTGRILKEGLYSYAKRIEQKLRISKADEDIEATALYSALLDILDGIAALHRRILVKLENEAQNNQGNIRSLLSALEQVPFYPARTFFEALVAANFIFYIDGCDSPGRFDQDLFEYYDRDEKAGLIDHESAVSLVKAFFSNIDDNNGWNMAIGGSMRDGTPAYNALTQICLEAAKGMRRPNLALRTRQDMPDKLWDAVLDTIGTGCGLPALYNEKAYLKALRNAHLNIHYEDIYDYAFGGCTETMIHGKSNVGSLDAGINMLSVLVDTLNFNFVEAGSFDELLQTYKNNLASVIKKVTEQVNIDQKLKARYLPQPIRTLLIDDCIDAGIEYNAGGARYNWSVINVGGLGNVADSLIAVKELVFDKKQIDAADFLKALQNNFVGYEMLEKMIRACPKYGNNQPSVDELARDISNFVFEQFAQYAPWRGGRFLPGCLMFVTYADAGKDVTATPDGRKSGEPIADSAGPVQGRDRHGHTAMMNSVSYIEHSMAPGTLVVNLRLIKSLFDSPEGRSAVKNLVKTYFALGCMQIQINVVDQEVLRDAIIHPERYEDLVVRVGGYSEYFNRLSLELKMSVLQRTEHNAG, from the coding sequence GTGGATAGTCTCGAAGCGGCAAAAGTCGCCAAATATCTTGCGGATATCGGGGAATACTTAGGGGCGGGCATTTATGAAGATTATGACGCCCCTATGATAAAACGCATTGCGAGAGGTATACGCTGCCAATTGGAGCATGCCGATTTACCTGCATTAAAGGAAGGTATTTTATATCCGGAAGGCCGGTCCGCTTTGTGGGAAACGGAGCACTCAATCCTGAGTTTTCATTATTCAAGCTCTTTGTCATATAACAGAGCTGCTTTGATAAACTATTCCAATTCTCTTGAAGATCCGGAAGCTAAGGCTTGCCTCAAAGCCGTTGATGATGAATTTAAGGATTATTACAGATGCGGCAGCTCTATTGAACCTTGCTACCGATTAGGAGGAGACGGATATACCCATAGCATACCCAACACGGGCCGCATATTGAAAGAGGGCTTGTATTCTTATGCGAAAAGGATAGAGCAAAAGCTGCGGATTTCTAAGGCTGATGAGGATATAGAGGCTACGGCGTTGTATAGCGCCCTTCTGGATATACTGGATGGCATTGCCGCATTACACAGAAGGATATTGGTGAAGTTGGAAAATGAGGCTCAAAATAATCAAGGGAATATACGTAGCCTGTTGTCAGCCTTAGAACAAGTGCCTTTTTATCCCGCACGCACATTCTTCGAAGCGTTGGTGGCTGCAAACTTCATATTCTATATAGACGGATGTGACAGTCCCGGACGTTTTGATCAGGATTTATTCGAATATTATGATAGGGATGAAAAGGCCGGATTGATAGATCATGAAAGTGCCGTATCTCTTGTAAAAGCGTTTTTCAGTAATATCGACGACAATAACGGCTGGAACATGGCTATAGGGGGTAGCATGCGTGACGGAACTCCGGCGTATAATGCTTTGACGCAAATATGCCTTGAGGCTGCGAAGGGTATGCGTCGCCCGAATTTGGCACTGCGCACAAGGCAGGATATGCCGGATAAATTATGGGATGCAGTGCTGGATACGATAGGTACCGGATGTGGATTACCTGCTTTGTATAATGAAAAAGCATACTTAAAAGCTTTGAGAAACGCTCATTTGAATATCCATTATGAAGACATATACGATTACGCTTTTGGCGGCTGTACTGAAACCATGATACATGGCAAATCCAATGTCGGTTCTTTGGACGCGGGAATAAACATGCTCTCTGTATTGGTCGATACCCTTAATTTTAATTTTGTGGAAGCGGGAAGTTTTGATGAACTGTTACAAACATACAAGAACAATTTGGCATCTGTTATAAAAAAAGTAACCGAACAGGTCAATATCGATCAAAAACTTAAGGCCAGGTATTTGCCCCAGCCTATACGGACATTACTCATCGATGACTGTATAGACGCCGGCATAGAGTATAACGCCGGTGGAGCACGCTATAACTGGAGCGTTATTAATGTTGGAGGCCTTGGCAATGTGGCCGACTCTCTCATAGCCGTAAAGGAATTAGTATTTGATAAGAAACAAATAGATGCTGCGGACTTTTTGAAAGCACTACAAAACAATTTCGTCGGATACGAAATGTTGGAGAAGATGATAAGGGCGTGTCCTAAATACGGAAATAATCAGCCTTCGGTCGATGAACTGGCGCGTGATATCTCCAATTTCGTATTTGAGCAATTTGCACAATATGCCCCATGGCGTGGGGGCAGGTTTTTGCCGGGCTGTCTGATGTTTGTAACGTACGCGGATGCGGGAAAGGATGTAACGGCTACGCCGGATGGCCGCAAAAGCGGCGAGCCCATCGCCGATTCGGCCGGCCCTGTTCAGGGTAGGGACCGACACGGCCATACCGCCATGATGAATTCGGTGTCTTATATAGAGCATAGCATGGCGCCAGGTACATTGGTTGTAAACTTGCGATTGATCAAAAGCCTTTTTGATTCGCCCGAAGGCCGCAGTGCGGTGAAGAATCTTGTCAAAACCTATTTCGCATTGGGATGCATGCAAATTCAAATAAATGTGGTGGATCAGGAAGTATTGCGCGACGCTATAATACATCCTGAAAGGTACGAGGATTTGGTCGTACGCGTAGGGGGGTATTCCGAATACTTCAACAGATTGTCGCTGGAACTTAAAATGTCTGTATTGCAGCGTACTGAGCATAATGCGGGATAG
- a CDS encoding uroporphyrinogen decarboxylase family protein codes for MNSKERVYAALNFQKPDRVPRFVWFGTGAIEMLTRKYGISPLELELKCGNDILQTWVSINGEMMRDVPDGSEFTDEWGITWKREGFYNMAAVHPLQDKDVGFIKDYRLPDPYSAKRYKYLEYLLNEYGDKYFIGADVSGSLFEPAYHLRNMEDLMVDMALGDEAVDVLLDKLAEFTTAVAIECVKKGVDWIWLGDDLGSQKSMLMSPATWRKYFKPRMKRIIDAIRAVKKDIFIAYHSCGSMYPVIGDLVEIGINVLNPIQESAEGMVQEDVKKEFGDRLALMCGVDTQQFLVDATPEMVRDKTCEIIEKLGYNGGFIFAASHHIQQDTPEENIRALFQALDSCG; via the coding sequence ATGAACAGTAAAGAAAGAGTATATGCCGCGTTGAATTTTCAGAAGCCTGACAGAGTTCCGCGCTTCGTGTGGTTTGGGACGGGAGCGATAGAAATGCTCACACGAAAGTATGGCATATCTCCTTTGGAGCTCGAGCTGAAATGCGGAAACGATATATTGCAGACATGGGTTTCGATCAACGGGGAAATGATGAGGGATGTCCCGGATGGCTCGGAATTCACGGATGAATGGGGTATAACATGGAAAAGGGAAGGCTTTTACAATATGGCGGCGGTCCATCCGCTCCAGGACAAGGATGTCGGATTTATAAAAGATTATCGCTTGCCGGATCCGTATTCGGCCAAAAGGTATAAGTATCTCGAATATCTTTTGAATGAATACGGCGATAAATACTTTATCGGCGCCGATGTCTCCGGATCGCTGTTTGAGCCTGCTTATCACCTCCGCAATATGGAAGACCTTATGGTGGACATGGCGCTCGGCGATGAGGCGGTCGACGTTCTCCTAGATAAGCTCGCGGAGTTTACCACGGCCGTCGCGATAGAGTGTGTCAAAAAAGGTGTCGACTGGATATGGCTCGGTGATGATCTCGGTTCGCAGAAAAGTATGCTGATGTCGCCAGCCACGTGGAGGAAATACTTCAAGCCCCGGATGAAACGCATAATAGACGCGATCAGGGCTGTTAAAAAGGATATTTTTATCGCTTACCATTCGTGCGGGAGTATGTATCCCGTCATAGGGGATCTGGTCGAGATAGGGATTAATGTACTGAACCCGATCCAGGAAAGCGCGGAAGGAATGGTTCAAGAAGATGTTAAAAAAGAATTCGGAGACAGGCTCGCGCTGATGTGTGGCGTGGACACGCAGCAGTTCCTCGTCGATGCAACCCCCGAAATGGTGAGGGATAAGACGTGCGAAATTATAGAAAAGTTGGGCTATAACGGCGGTTTTATATTCGCGGCGTCGCACCATATTCAGCAGGATACGCCCGAAGAAAATATTCGAGCGCTGTTTCAGGCTCTCGATAGCTGCGGATAA
- a CDS encoding IclR family transcriptional regulator, producing the protein MPKKYAAPAVKKLLDIIELLSRESRGYSINEIARILDIPVNSVYRICKEMEERGYLEKYNDSGLYQLGSRFFIIGQIVGSRIDLRAKALPIMETLRDALNETVHLCVLQEKWMVLLDQVESKQPIRIHVETGSLMHAHASAFGKCLLANCPQDVLNSIIGEKLASLTSNTITDAGILMAELEKIRENGWAYDMEEYMEGVRCVGAPVFGSGGRGVAAIGIMSPAFRFPKERMDEALPLVLKAANDLSIAMGYDNGQHSAGSR; encoded by the coding sequence ATGCCTAAAAAATATGCGGCTCCGGCCGTTAAAAAGCTGCTGGATATCATTGAGCTTTTATCCAGAGAAAGCAGGGGATATTCGATCAATGAGATTGCCAGGATTCTAGATATTCCAGTGAATTCAGTATATCGCATCTGCAAGGAGATGGAAGAGCGCGGTTACCTTGAAAAATATAACGATTCGGGTTTGTACCAATTAGGATCGCGGTTTTTCATTATTGGACAGATAGTCGGAAGCAGGATAGACTTGAGGGCGAAGGCTTTGCCCATTATGGAAACACTGCGGGATGCACTAAATGAAACGGTACACCTATGCGTGCTTCAGGAGAAATGGATGGTACTGTTGGATCAGGTTGAATCAAAACAACCTATACGGATACATGTCGAAACAGGCTCATTGATGCATGCGCATGCGTCGGCATTCGGCAAATGCTTATTGGCAAATTGCCCGCAGGATGTGCTTAATTCGATTATCGGTGAAAAGCTTGCCTCATTGACATCCAATACTATCACAGATGCAGGCATATTAATGGCCGAACTGGAAAAGATAAGAGAAAACGGCTGGGCTTACGACATGGAAGAATATATGGAGGGCGTCCGCTGCGTAGGAGCGCCAGTGTTTGGATCAGGCGGCCGGGGAGTGGCAGCTATTGGCATTATGAGCCCGGCGTTTCGATTTCCGAAAGAAAGAATGGATGAAGCGCTTCCCTTGGTCTTAAAGGCTGCTAACGACCTGTCGATAGCTATGGGATATGATAACGGCCAACATTCGGCTGGCAGCCGTTAG